One region of Paraburkholderia phymatum STM815 genomic DNA includes:
- a CDS encoding M81 family metallopeptidase, which yields MKILIAGFQHETNTFAPTKASYRSFVQGEGFPPLSRGADMLALRDVNVPIGGFIDAAQRAGHKLIPVIWAGASASAHVTEDAYERIAGEIVDAVRGGGFDAIYLDLHGAMVAEHIDDGEGELLERVRAIVGAAVPLVVSLDLHANVTDRMLKLADAIVAYRTYPHVDMAETGERAAALLDTLMRDGRPLKRVARRIPFLIPVNAMCTLVEPARGMYGMLAELEGGPVASLSFAPGFPAADFPECGPVLWAYGYDEDVLARAIDTLYERMLADESKWEVRFLLPDEAVSEASRLALHADKPVIVADTQDNPGVGGDSNTTGMVRALLKHHVERAAVGVIWDADAAGAAHRAGVGAHIELALAGRSGVPGDEPLHGVFEVEHLSDGRFRFDGPMMHGMRGDLGPVACLRIGGVRIVVSTIKMQIFERNFFRVAGIQPEAMRILVVKSSVHFRADFQPVAHAILVAKAPGPMAADPSDLPWQRLATDMRVRPMGPTFGELRAAASAESADSVAESDLIR from the coding sequence ATGAAGATCCTGATTGCCGGTTTTCAACACGAGACCAACACCTTTGCGCCGACCAAGGCGTCGTACCGTAGCTTCGTTCAGGGCGAGGGCTTTCCGCCTTTGTCGCGCGGCGCCGACATGCTCGCGTTGCGCGACGTGAACGTGCCGATCGGCGGCTTCATCGACGCCGCGCAAAGAGCCGGCCACAAACTGATTCCCGTGATCTGGGCCGGCGCGAGCGCGTCCGCACATGTGACAGAAGACGCATACGAACGCATCGCGGGCGAGATCGTCGATGCCGTGCGCGGGGGCGGCTTCGACGCGATCTATCTCGACCTGCACGGTGCGATGGTCGCCGAACATATCGACGACGGCGAAGGCGAGTTGCTGGAGCGCGTGCGTGCCATCGTCGGCGCTGCGGTGCCGCTCGTCGTGTCGCTCGATCTGCACGCGAACGTGACAGACCGAATGCTGAAACTCGCGGACGCAATCGTTGCATACCGGACCTATCCGCATGTCGATATGGCCGAAACAGGCGAGCGCGCGGCAGCGCTGCTCGATACGTTGATGCGTGACGGGCGGCCGCTGAAACGCGTGGCGCGGCGCATTCCGTTTCTGATTCCGGTGAATGCGATGTGCACGCTCGTCGAGCCGGCACGCGGGATGTACGGCATGCTGGCCGAACTCGAAGGCGGACCCGTTGCGTCGCTGTCGTTTGCGCCGGGATTTCCCGCCGCCGACTTTCCCGAGTGCGGGCCCGTGCTGTGGGCCTACGGCTACGACGAAGACGTACTCGCACGCGCAATCGATACGCTATACGAGCGCATGCTCGCCGACGAATCGAAATGGGAAGTGCGGTTTCTGCTGCCCGACGAAGCCGTGTCCGAAGCCTCGCGTCTTGCGCTGCACGCAGACAAGCCCGTCATCGTGGCCGATACGCAGGACAACCCGGGCGTGGGCGGCGATTCGAACACGACGGGCATGGTGCGCGCGCTGTTGAAACATCATGTCGAGCGTGCCGCCGTCGGTGTGATATGGGACGCCGACGCGGCGGGGGCGGCGCATCGTGCGGGTGTCGGTGCGCATATCGAACTGGCGCTGGCAGGGCGTTCGGGCGTACCGGGCGACGAGCCGCTGCACGGGGTGTTCGAAGTCGAGCATCTGTCGGACGGACGCTTTCGCTTTGACGGCCCGATGATGCACGGCATGCGGGGCGATCTCGGGCCGGTTGCATGTCTGCGTATCGGCGGCGTGCGGATCGTCGTCAGCACCATCAAGATGCAGATTTTCGAGCGCAACTTCTTCCGCGTCGCCGGCATCCAGCCCGAGGCGATGAGGATACTCGTGGTCAAGAGTTCGGTGCATTTTCGCGCGGACTTCCAGCCGGTTGCGCACGCGATCCTCGTGGCGAAAGCACCCGGCCCGATGGCCGCCGATCCCTCCGATTTACCGTGGCAGCGGCTAGCGACGGATATGCGCGTGCGGCCTATGGGCCCGACGTTTGGCGAACTGCGTGCGGCGGCTTCGGCGGAAAGCGCAGACTCAGTTGCCGAGAGCGATCTCATCCGTTGA